The Candidatus Accumulibacter similis genome has a segment encoding these proteins:
- the ettA gene encoding energy-dependent translational throttle protein EttA, producing MAQYVFTMNRVGKIVPPKRQIIKDISLSFFPGAKIGLLGLNGSGKSTVLRIMAGVDRDIIGEATPMPGLKIGYLPQEPQLDPGKTVRQEVESGLGEAFAAQAMLDAVYAAYAEPDADFDRLAEEQARLEAIIASSGADLDNQLELAADALRLPPWEALIGNLSGGEKRRVALCKLLLSKPDMLLLDEPTNHLDAESVEWLEQFLVRFPGTVVAVTHDRYFLDNAAEWILELDRGQGIPWKGNYSSWLEQKEARLETESRQEAGRIKAMKQELEWVRQNPKARQAKSKARLARFEELSSVEYQKRNETQEIFIPVGERLGSKVIEFRNVSKSFGDRLLLDRISFSVPPGAIVGIIGPNGAGKSTLFRMLTGSEQPDSGEIEIGETVRLAYVDQSRDCLDGNRTVFEEVSGGADTLTVGKYETSARAYIGRFNFKGADQQKHVGQLSGGERGRLHMAKTLIAGGNVLLLDEPSNDLDVETLRALEDALLEFAGCVLVISHDRWFLDRICSHILACEGDSQWTFFNGNYHEYEEDKRRRLGDEAARPKRIRYRPITR from the coding sequence ATGGCTCAATATGTATTCACGATGAACCGGGTGGGCAAGATCGTCCCGCCCAAGCGCCAGATCATCAAGGACATCTCGCTCTCCTTCTTCCCCGGTGCCAAGATCGGCCTGCTCGGCCTCAACGGTTCGGGCAAGTCGACGGTGCTGCGCATCATGGCCGGCGTCGACCGCGACATCATCGGCGAGGCGACGCCGATGCCCGGGCTGAAGATCGGCTACCTGCCGCAGGAACCGCAGCTCGACCCGGGCAAGACCGTCCGTCAGGAGGTCGAATCGGGTCTCGGCGAGGCCTTCGCCGCGCAGGCGATGCTCGACGCCGTCTACGCCGCCTACGCCGAACCCGACGCCGACTTCGACAGGCTCGCCGAAGAGCAGGCGCGGCTCGAGGCGATCATCGCCAGCAGCGGCGCCGACCTCGACAACCAGCTCGAACTCGCCGCCGACGCGCTGCGCCTGCCGCCGTGGGAGGCACTGATCGGCAATCTCTCGGGTGGCGAAAAGCGCCGCGTCGCGCTCTGCAAGCTGCTGCTCTCGAAGCCCGACATGCTGCTGCTCGACGAGCCGACCAACCACCTCGATGCGGAATCGGTCGAGTGGCTCGAGCAGTTCCTCGTCCGCTTTCCCGGCACGGTCGTCGCCGTGACGCATGACCGCTACTTCCTCGACAACGCCGCCGAGTGGATCCTCGAACTCGACCGTGGCCAGGGAATCCCGTGGAAGGGCAACTACTCGAGTTGGCTCGAGCAGAAGGAGGCACGCCTGGAGACCGAATCGCGCCAGGAGGCCGGACGCATCAAGGCGATGAAGCAGGAACTCGAATGGGTGCGACAGAACCCGAAGGCACGGCAGGCGAAGAGCAAGGCGCGGCTGGCGCGCTTCGAGGAGCTGTCGAGCGTCGAATACCAGAAGCGCAACGAGACACAGGAGATCTTCATCCCGGTCGGCGAGCGCCTCGGCAGCAAGGTGATCGAGTTCCGCAACGTCAGCAAGTCGTTCGGCGACCGCCTGCTGCTCGACCGGATCAGCTTCAGCGTGCCGCCGGGAGCGATCGTCGGCATCATCGGCCCGAACGGCGCCGGCAAGTCGACGCTGTTCCGCATGCTCACCGGCAGCGAGCAGCCCGATTCGGGCGAGATCGAGATCGGCGAGACCGTCCGCCTCGCCTACGTGGACCAGAGCCGCGACTGCCTCGACGGCAACAGGACGGTCTTCGAGGAGGTCTCGGGCGGCGCCGACACCCTCACGGTCGGCAAGTACGAAACCTCGGCGCGCGCCTACATCGGCCGCTTCAACTTCAAGGGCGCCGACCAGCAGAAACACGTCGGCCAGCTTTCGGGCGGCGAACGCGGCCGCCTGCACATGGCGAAGACGCTGATCGCCGGCGGCAACGTCCTGCTGCTCGACGAGCCGTCGAACGACCTCGACGTCGAGACGCTGCGCGCGCTCGAGGATGCGCTGCTCGAGTTCGCCGGCTGCGTCCTCGTCATCTCGCACGACCGCTGGTTCCTCGACCGCATCTGCTCGCACATCCTCGCCTGCGAGGGCGATTCGCAATGGACCTTCTTCAACGGCAACTATCACGAATACGAGGAAGACAAGCGACGCCGCCTCGGCGACGAGGCCGCCCGCCCGAAACGGATCCGCTACCGGCCGATCACGCGCTGA
- a CDS encoding lytic transglycosylase domain-containing protein, translating to MTSIFHPPAVAIAGRVRAAGRRHLRWRAALCGVLLVLLHGLLPAGAAASIWGYVDEQGIAHFATEQLDSRYKLFLQGDAARTSLSALSGPGKPELLRYLSQHPNLKKFEPLIKRASDEFAVDAALLKAVMAAESAFNPDAVSPKGAIGLMQVMPATAGQYGLQADRQQSLEEKLADPKTNIRIGARYLRDLGKLFPNDPQLVLAAYNAGQGAVQQHRNQVPPYPETMSYVQLVTQFHQLYQGSTLTRKAAPPSIFTRSAAGGQRIYMKLPGRRDVPETAPAR from the coding sequence ATGACATCCATTTTCCATCCGCCGGCAGTCGCAATCGCGGGCCGAGTCCGCGCCGCCGGTCGCCGGCACCTGCGCTGGCGGGCTGCGCTCTGTGGCGTGTTGTTGGTGCTGCTGCATGGCTTGTTGCCGGCAGGCGCCGCCGCCAGCATCTGGGGCTACGTCGACGAGCAGGGGATCGCGCACTTCGCGACCGAACAGCTCGATTCGCGTTACAAGCTCTTCCTGCAGGGCGACGCCGCGCGCACGTCGCTGTCGGCACTGAGCGGGCCAGGCAAGCCGGAGCTGCTGCGCTACCTGTCGCAGCATCCCAACCTGAAGAAGTTCGAACCGCTGATCAAGCGCGCGAGCGACGAGTTCGCCGTCGATGCCGCGCTGCTGAAGGCGGTGATGGCTGCCGAATCCGCCTTCAACCCAGATGCCGTATCACCCAAGGGCGCCATCGGACTGATGCAGGTAATGCCGGCGACCGCCGGGCAGTACGGCCTGCAGGCGGATCGGCAGCAGAGCCTGGAGGAAAAGCTGGCCGATCCGAAGACCAACATCCGCATCGGCGCGCGTTACCTGCGCGACCTCGGCAAGCTGTTCCCGAACGATCCGCAACTGGTTCTGGCCGCCTACAACGCCGGTCAGGGAGCCGTGCAGCAGCACCGCAACCAGGTGCCGCCATACCCGGAAACGATGAGCTACGTCCAGCTCGTGACGCAGTTCCATCAGCTCTACCAGGGCAGCACGCTGACTCGGAAGGCGGCACCGCCATCGATCTTCACCCGTTCGGCGGCCGGCGGCCAGCGCATCTACATGAAGCTGCCCGGGCGGCGCGACGTCCCCGAAACGGCTCCGGCGCGCTGA
- a CDS encoding DUF3313 domain-containing protein yields the protein MTAEHRLHPAVAPGNSSCRRADRRVRGTVHCLAATLLLAGCAGPATNVTVSDPARITRSGFLTDYKALAPSPGADGTLCWRQPGLDLKAYDKVLINRIVVTLKADQQQGIDPTELKALVDYFHASLVKALKPQMQVVEQPGPGVIVLRIAVTNLVPTQVSRSLMGTAIPYAFTAELASGPASGRPAGSTPYLGETGMEIQFTDGATNRILAECADAQIGRKYAAAVEEGAEGATDTWVKGYMNSFQAWAYAQNAFDKWAKLIADRFAVLRGVRPAK from the coding sequence ATGACCGCCGAGCATCGACTTCATCCCGCCGTCGCCCCGGGCAATTCTTCGTGCCGGCGCGCGGACCGCCGCGTGCGCGGCACCGTTCACTGCCTGGCGGCAACGCTGCTGCTCGCCGGCTGCGCCGGTCCGGCGACCAACGTCACGGTCAGCGACCCGGCACGCATCACGCGCAGCGGCTTCCTCACCGACTACAAGGCGCTGGCGCCGTCGCCGGGGGCTGACGGCACCCTCTGCTGGCGGCAGCCCGGGCTCGATCTCAAGGCCTACGACAAGGTGCTGATCAACCGTATCGTCGTCACCCTCAAGGCCGACCAGCAACAGGGGATCGATCCGACCGAACTGAAGGCGCTCGTCGATTACTTCCACGCCTCGCTGGTGAAGGCGCTGAAGCCGCAGATGCAGGTCGTCGAGCAGCCGGGTCCGGGGGTCATCGTGCTGCGCATCGCAGTGACCAACCTGGTACCGACGCAGGTCAGCCGCAGCCTGATGGGAACGGCGATCCCCTACGCGTTCACCGCCGAACTGGCCTCCGGTCCGGCCAGCGGCAGGCCCGCCGGGTCGACGCCGTACCTCGGCGAGACCGGCATGGAGATCCAGTTCACCGACGGCGCGACGAACCGGATTCTCGCCGAATGCGCCGACGCGCAGATCGGCCGCAAGTATGCGGCGGCGGTCGAGGAGGGCGCCGAGGGTGCGACCGACACCTGGGTCAAGGGTTACATGAACTCGTTCCAGGCCTGGGCCTACGCGCAGAACGCCTTCGACAAGTGGGCGAAGCTGATCGCCGATCGCTTCGCCGTGCTGCGTGGCGTCAGGCCGGCGAAATAG
- a CDS encoding lipid-transfer protein yields the protein MQGKAVVAGVGAIPFGKPGATESYDLMAAAATRRALADAGLDYEDVQQAIVGYVYGDSTSGQRALYGVGMSGIPIVNVNNNCSTGSTALFLARQLVESGAVDCVLALGFEQMRPGALTEHWSDRPSPFARFDELCAAIAPYPVPLALRYFGGAGVEYMQRHGATARLFARVRAKASRHAAHNPGALLRKVVTEEEVLAAPLICAEAGMTRLMACPPTCGAAAAIIVSPAFAARRNLDRRVLIAAQAMTTDRPGTFDKRSMLALVGADMSREAADLVYEQAGIGPGDIDVVELHDCFAQNEVISYEALRLCPEGGAEQFVADGDNTYGGRVVTNPSGGLLCKGHPLGATGLAQCAELVEQLRGEAGERQVAGARIALQHNLGLGGACVVTLYQRAA from the coding sequence ATGCAGGGAAAGGCGGTGGTGGCGGGTGTCGGCGCGATACCCTTCGGCAAGCCGGGGGCGACCGAGAGCTATGATCTGATGGCCGCGGCGGCGACGCGGCGGGCGCTCGCCGATGCCGGCCTGGATTATGAAGACGTGCAGCAGGCGATCGTCGGCTACGTCTATGGCGATTCGACCTCCGGCCAGCGCGCGCTCTACGGTGTCGGCATGAGCGGCATCCCGATCGTCAACGTGAACAACAACTGTTCGACCGGATCGACCGCGCTCTTCCTGGCACGGCAACTGGTCGAGTCCGGCGCGGTCGACTGCGTGCTGGCGCTCGGCTTCGAGCAGATGCGGCCCGGCGCGCTGACCGAGCACTGGAGCGACCGGCCGTCGCCCTTCGCGCGTTTCGACGAGCTCTGCGCCGCGATCGCCCCCTACCCGGTGCCGCTGGCGCTGCGCTACTTCGGTGGTGCCGGCGTCGAATACATGCAGCGCCACGGCGCGACGGCGAGGCTTTTCGCGCGCGTGCGCGCCAAGGCCAGCCGGCACGCCGCGCACAACCCCGGCGCGCTGCTGCGCAAGGTGGTGACCGAGGAAGAGGTCCTGGCGGCGCCGCTGATCTGTGCCGAGGCCGGCATGACGCGGCTGATGGCCTGCCCGCCGACCTGCGGCGCGGCGGCGGCGATCATCGTCTCGCCCGCATTTGCCGCGCGCCGCAATCTCGACCGGCGCGTGCTGATCGCCGCACAGGCGATGACCACCGACCGTCCGGGAACCTTCGACAAGCGCAGCATGCTGGCGCTGGTCGGCGCCGACATGAGCCGCGAGGCGGCCGACCTCGTCTACGAGCAGGCGGGGATCGGTCCCGGCGACATCGACGTCGTCGAGTTGCACGACTGCTTCGCCCAGAACGAGGTCATCAGCTACGAGGCGCTGCGCCTGTGCCCCGAGGGCGGCGCCGAGCAGTTCGTCGCCGACGGCGACAACACCTACGGCGGCAGGGTGGTGACCAACCCCTCGGGCGGCCTGCTGTGCAAGGGGCATCCGCTCGGCGCCACCGGGCTCGCGCAGTGCGCCGAACTGGTCGAGCAGTTGCGCGGCGAAGCCGGCGAACGGCAGGTGGCGGGCGCGCGCATCGCGCTGCAGCACAACCTCGGGCTCGGCGGCGCCTGCGTCGTGACGCTCTACCAGCGCGCCGCCTGA
- a CDS encoding SDR family oxidoreductase, translating into MAKLAGKVAIVSGSGRGIGRAVALKLAAEGAHVVVNDVDTAPAAETVSDIVAAGGQAVACVGSVTTADFAERFVQTALSQFGGLDIIINNAGYTWDNVVQKMSDEQWQAMLDVHLTAPFRILRAAADFFRATAKSESDSGQEIFRKVVNVSSIAGVGGNAGQANYAAAKAGIVGLTRTLAKEWGRYRVNVNCVAFGLINTRLTSAAAGDAVLDIEGRQIKAGVNPDLLKQMAAMIPLGRGGTPEEAAGAIVMLCYPEANYVSGELLVCGGGFRI; encoded by the coding sequence ATGGCAAAACTCGCAGGCAAGGTGGCGATCGTCAGCGGCTCCGGCCGCGGCATCGGTCGCGCGGTGGCGCTCAAGCTGGCGGCGGAGGGCGCGCATGTGGTGGTCAATGATGTCGACACCGCACCGGCGGCAGAGACCGTCAGCGACATCGTCGCGGCCGGCGGCCAGGCGGTCGCCTGCGTCGGCAGCGTCACCACCGCCGATTTCGCCGAGCGCTTCGTGCAGACGGCGCTCAGCCAGTTCGGCGGCCTCGACATCATCATCAACAACGCCGGTTACACCTGGGACAACGTCGTCCAGAAGATGAGCGACGAGCAATGGCAGGCGATGCTCGACGTCCATCTGACGGCGCCCTTCCGCATCCTGCGCGCGGCGGCCGACTTCTTCCGCGCCACCGCGAAGAGCGAGAGCGACAGCGGCCAGGAAATCTTCCGCAAGGTGGTCAATGTGTCGTCGATCGCCGGTGTTGGCGGCAACGCCGGGCAGGCCAACTACGCCGCCGCCAAGGCCGGCATCGTCGGCCTGACGCGCACGCTGGCGAAGGAGTGGGGGCGCTACCGCGTGAACGTGAATTGCGTCGCCTTCGGCCTGATCAACACGCGGCTGACGAGTGCCGCCGCCGGCGACGCGGTGCTCGACATCGAGGGCCGGCAGATCAAGGCCGGCGTCAACCCCGACCTGCTGAAACAGATGGCGGCGATGATTCCGCTCGGCCGGGGCGGCACGCCGGAGGAGGCGGCGGGCGCCATCGTCATGCTCTGCTATCCGGAAGCCAACTACGTCTCGGGCGAACTGCTCGTCTGCGGCGGTGGCTTCCGCATCTAG
- a CDS encoding acyl-CoA dehydrogenase family protein: protein MTIARTLFDDGHRQYAAALDRFIAVEVAPHYERYEEQGCVDRELWLRAAAAGFLCSSLPEEYGGAGADKLYSVVLFEQLARNAVQNLLGWGLHSEIVAPYLLHYGSEAIRQQYLPPMASGELVGAIAMTEPGAGSDLQGLRTTALRDGAHYVLSGAKTFITNGSLCDLVVVVAKTDPAAAGKGISLLLVDMRWPGCSRGRRLKKIGMRAQDTGELFFDDVRVPLDHLLGDENGGFAHLMNELPWERLQIAITAVAQAEAAIEWTSRYCRERQAFGQPIMQFQNTRFTLAEALTEVQVARVFVDRCIELFVRGELDATAASMAKYWCTDLQCKVLDACLQLHGGNGCMLDYPIARAWTDARAARIYGGSNEIMKELIARQLP from the coding sequence ATGACGATCGCCCGCACGCTCTTCGACGACGGTCACCGGCAGTACGCGGCGGCGCTCGACCGCTTCATCGCGGTCGAAGTGGCGCCGCATTACGAGCGCTATGAGGAGCAGGGCTGCGTCGACCGCGAACTCTGGCTGCGCGCCGCCGCCGCCGGCTTCCTCTGCTCGTCGCTGCCCGAGGAGTACGGCGGCGCCGGCGCCGACAAGCTGTACAGCGTCGTCCTCTTCGAGCAACTGGCGCGCAACGCGGTGCAGAACCTGCTCGGTTGGGGGCTGCATTCGGAGATCGTCGCCCCCTACCTGCTGCACTACGGCAGCGAGGCGATCCGCCAGCAGTACCTGCCGCCAATGGCGAGCGGCGAGCTGGTCGGCGCCATCGCCATGACCGAGCCCGGCGCCGGTTCCGACCTGCAGGGGCTGCGCACGACGGCGCTGCGCGACGGCGCGCACTACGTCCTCAGCGGTGCCAAGACCTTCATCACCAACGGCTCGCTCTGCGACCTCGTCGTCGTCGTCGCCAAGACCGATCCGGCCGCTGCCGGCAAGGGGATCAGCCTGCTGCTGGTCGACATGCGCTGGCCCGGCTGCAGTCGCGGGCGGCGGCTGAAGAAGATCGGCATGCGCGCGCAGGACACCGGCGAACTCTTCTTCGACGACGTGCGGGTGCCGCTCGACCACCTGCTCGGCGACGAGAACGGCGGCTTCGCCCACCTGATGAACGAGCTGCCGTGGGAGCGGCTGCAGATCGCGATCACCGCCGTCGCGCAGGCGGAAGCGGCGATCGAATGGACCAGCCGCTACTGCCGCGAACGCCAGGCCTTCGGGCAGCCGATCATGCAGTTCCAGAACACCCGCTTCACACTCGCCGAGGCGCTGACCGAGGTGCAGGTGGCGCGCGTCTTCGTCGACCGCTGCATCGAACTCTTCGTCCGCGGCGAACTCGACGCGACGGCGGCGTCGATGGCCAAGTACTGGTGCACCGACCTGCAGTGCAAGGTGCTCGACGCCTGCCTGCAACTGCACGGCGGCAACGGCTGCATGCTCGACTACCCGATCGCCCGCGCCTGGACCGACGCCCGCGCCGCGCGCATCTACGGCGGCAGCAACGAAATCATGAAGGAGCTGATCGCCCGGCAGTTGCCGTGA
- a CDS encoding type IV toxin-antitoxin system AbiEi family antitoxin domain-containing protein, translating into MDKKSGNYLNEVTLLPAGYPVTLAHLRDLGVSEDLAGHYARSGWLTRVAQGLYARPGPLDLHASLKILEARLPGCHVGGRTALAWHGIQHFVRPESPLELFGWDSARLPDWFAKPFAAVYRRKRLFDEIPESLVAVGGFGDAKMAPLASDPERGLLEMLSEVGPRQSLVEARAIMEGAYGMRAEVLLTLLEHCTSVKTVRLCLLLSRELRLPFADALFAADLPAKGKGAWVSKTPEGWLVLK; encoded by the coding sequence GTGGATAAGAAATCTGGCAACTATCTAAATGAAGTCACCCTGTTGCCCGCCGGGTATCCGGTAACGCTCGCCCACCTCAGAGACCTGGGCGTATCCGAAGATCTGGCAGGCCACTACGCGCGCTCGGGTTGGTTGACGCGTGTCGCGCAAGGTCTTTACGCTCGACCTGGTCCGCTGGATCTGCATGCGAGCCTGAAGATCCTTGAAGCGCGCCTCCCCGGCTGCCACGTGGGAGGGCGAACTGCCCTGGCATGGCATGGAATCCAGCACTTTGTCCGCCCAGAATCGCCTCTGGAACTCTTCGGATGGGATTCCGCGCGCCTGCCTGATTGGTTTGCCAAACCGTTTGCGGCCGTCTATCGCCGCAAGCGGCTGTTCGATGAGATTCCCGAGTCGCTTGTGGCTGTTGGCGGATTTGGCGACGCGAAGATGGCACCTCTTGCTTCCGATCCAGAGCGCGGGCTGCTGGAAATGTTGAGCGAAGTCGGACCCCGCCAGAGCCTTGTCGAGGCGCGCGCCATCATGGAAGGCGCTTACGGAATGCGTGCCGAGGTCCTGCTGACCCTCCTTGAGCACTGTACGAGCGTCAAGACAGTGCGGCTCTGTCTGCTGCTGAGCAGAGAGTTGAGGCTACCGTTTGCAGACGCACTGTTCGCAGCAGACCTGCCGGCCAAAGGAAAAGGCGCCTGGGTGAGCAAGACCCCCGAAGGATGGCTGGTATTGAAATGA
- a CDS encoding SUMF1/EgtB/PvdO family nonheme iron enzyme — MSDNDQPAIDGLRQALAAGFIDAATFEAAVGAIAAGASAAGCGGGPSLPAESLAPGARQAAVGRDGAVAQGTGDALGAGAVKIGGDHSGTIIQTQIVSNYCGAAGSDAAGKRLLASQVGAYLAWLQERTQSIELRGIERSGASPVVALPLDTAYVPLRARSLRPPDESGGDARMRQSRRHVAGEVDDESGGDPSTGDASDLALSEVLALGNRLAIIGGPGCGKTTVLLHIAWALASSLLAGEAEPARSRLGLRLAPADLLLPIFVPLASFARHRRHLPAGAPARERTLAHFISHHLISREAPFELPDDFFVRLLNEGNNVLLLLDGLDEVANEGERAEVRQSVENLVGGRRAMRVIVTCRTIAWRSGGTALGGDFRQIDVQPLDHDEHVVPMVRQAYACIHPQDSVRRNERSADLLAGIVRLEADRRRRLGEGAPRLVDSPLLVRLLLIVHLNNRTLPEQRADLFDKAINALLQVDYGHDETDKRELSLDWMLYRDMAQHLAFHMHQQGADQGREIEEPALRAILRGEAEFLPRIDDFLRQARQRGSVLEERDGAYRFLHLALQEFLVARYLSEVIGRESRERMLDFVAGRLTDPWWREPILLLAGHQATHAARSARELLRALAVAGDDADARIAAAELAATAASEWRESGEPLRADCARRIVTLLDDADALAGARAVLRARAGDRLSQLGDPRFDPQRFFLPADEMLGFVRIAADPDFVIGTSSADRERVARIAGGEVYDDEINELPTPTREFHIARYAVTVAQFRAFVAATGHAIGDADALADPDSRPVRLVSWHEALAWCDWLNGMLATSPALAGSRVAALVREQGWRVALPSELEWEKAARGGLRGAVFPWGDDADDGDGRRANHEGSAIGDTSVVGCFAANGFGLYDMAGNVWEWTRSLWGTDPGMPDFAYADLVDEPGREDLRAGDEVLRVVRGGSWGNLRDGACCGLRRRGPPDFRNDRIGFRVVLRFSPVPL, encoded by the coding sequence GTGAGCGACAACGACCAGCCGGCGATCGACGGGCTGCGGCAGGCGCTGGCCGCCGGGTTCATCGACGCGGCAACCTTCGAGGCCGCCGTCGGGGCGATCGCCGCCGGAGCGAGCGCGGCCGGGTGTGGCGGCGGGCCATCGCTGCCGGCGGAGTCGCTTGCCCCCGGCGCGCGGCAGGCCGCGGTCGGCCGTGACGGCGCCGTCGCGCAGGGAACGGGCGACGCGCTCGGCGCCGGCGCGGTGAAGATCGGCGGCGACCACAGCGGAACGATCATCCAGACGCAGATCGTCAGCAACTACTGCGGCGCTGCCGGCAGCGATGCGGCCGGCAAGCGCCTGCTCGCCAGCCAGGTGGGTGCCTATCTCGCCTGGCTGCAGGAGCGCACGCAGAGCATCGAGCTGCGCGGGATCGAGCGCTCGGGAGCGTCGCCGGTCGTCGCCCTGCCGCTCGATACCGCCTACGTGCCGCTGCGCGCGCGCTCGCTGCGCCCGCCGGACGAAAGCGGCGGCGATGCCCGCATGCGCCAGTCCCGCCGGCACGTGGCGGGCGAGGTGGACGACGAAAGCGGTGGCGACCCGTCGACCGGCGACGCGAGCGACCTCGCGCTGAGCGAGGTGCTTGCCCTCGGCAATCGCCTGGCGATCATCGGCGGTCCGGGCTGCGGCAAGACGACCGTCCTGCTGCACATCGCCTGGGCACTCGCTTCGTCGCTGCTCGCCGGCGAAGCCGAGCCGGCGCGCTCGCGGCTCGGCCTGCGGCTGGCGCCGGCCGACCTGCTGCTGCCGATCTTCGTCCCGCTCGCGTCCTTCGCCCGCCATCGGCGCCACCTGCCGGCCGGCGCGCCAGCGCGCGAACGCACCCTGGCGCACTTCATCTCGCATCACCTGATCAGCCGCGAAGCGCCGTTCGAGCTGCCGGACGACTTCTTCGTCCGCCTGCTCAACGAAGGGAACAACGTCCTGCTGTTGCTCGACGGGCTCGACGAAGTGGCGAACGAGGGCGAGCGCGCCGAAGTCCGCCAGTCGGTCGAGAACCTCGTCGGCGGTCGGCGGGCGATGCGCGTCATCGTCACCTGCCGCACGATCGCCTGGCGCAGCGGCGGCACCGCGCTCGGCGGCGACTTCCGGCAGATCGACGTGCAGCCGCTCGATCACGACGAACACGTCGTGCCGATGGTGCGCCAGGCCTACGCCTGCATCCACCCGCAGGACAGCGTGCGCCGCAACGAGCGCAGCGCGGATCTCCTCGCCGGCATCGTCCGGCTCGAGGCCGACCGCCGGCGGCGCCTCGGCGAGGGCGCGCCGCGGCTCGTCGACAGCCCGCTGCTGGTGCGCCTGCTGCTGATCGTGCACCTCAACAACCGCACGCTGCCCGAGCAGCGCGCCGACCTCTTCGACAAGGCGATCAACGCGCTGCTGCAGGTCGATTACGGTCATGACGAGACCGACAAGCGCGAACTGTCGCTCGACTGGATGCTGTACCGCGACATGGCGCAGCATCTCGCCTTTCACATGCACCAGCAGGGCGCCGACCAGGGGCGCGAGATCGAGGAGCCGGCGCTGCGCGCGATCCTGCGCGGCGAAGCCGAGTTCCTGCCACGAATCGACGACTTCCTGCGCCAGGCACGGCAGCGCGGCAGCGTCCTCGAGGAGCGCGACGGCGCGTATCGCTTCCTGCACCTCGCGCTGCAGGAATTCCTCGTCGCCCGCTACCTCAGCGAAGTCATCGGTCGCGAGTCGCGCGAGCGGATGCTCGATTTTGTCGCCGGCCGGCTGACTGACCCGTGGTGGCGCGAGCCGATCCTGCTGCTCGCCGGCCATCAGGCGACGCACGCGGCGCGTTCGGCGCGCGAGCTGTTGCGCGCGCTGGCCGTCGCCGGGGATGATGCCGACGCGCGTATCGCCGCCGCCGAACTGGCGGCGACGGCGGCCAGCGAGTGGCGCGAGAGTGGCGAGCCGCTGCGCGCCGACTGCGCGCGACGGATCGTCACGCTGCTCGACGACGCCGACGCCCTCGCCGGCGCGCGGGCGGTGCTGCGCGCGCGCGCCGGCGACCGGTTGTCGCAGCTCGGCGATCCGCGCTTCGATCCGCAGCGCTTCTTCCTGCCGGCCGACGAGATGCTCGGTTTCGTCCGCATCGCCGCCGACCCGGACTTCGTCATCGGCACCAGCAGCGCCGATCGCGAACGGGTCGCGCGCATTGCCGGCGGCGAGGTGTACGACGACGAGATCAACGAGCTGCCGACTCCGACGCGCGAGTTCCACATCGCCCGCTACGCGGTGACCGTCGCGCAGTTCCGTGCGTTCGTCGCGGCGACGGGTCATGCGATCGGCGACGCGGATGCACTTGCCGACCCCGACAGCCGTCCTGTGCGGTTGGTGAGCTGGCACGAGGCCTTGGCCTGGTGCGACTGGCTCAACGGGATGCTCGCGACGTCACCGGCTCTCGCCGGCAGCCGCGTCGCCGCGCTGGTGCGCGAGCAGGGCTGGCGGGTGGCGCTGCCGAGCGAACTGGAATGGGAGAAAGCGGCGCGCGGTGGCTTGCGTGGCGCGGTGTTTCCGTGGGGTGACGATGCCGATGACGGCGACGGCCGGCGCGCGAATCATGAAGGTTCGGCGATCGGCGACACGTCGGTGGTCGGCTGCTTCGCTGCCAACGGTTTTGGCCTGTACGACATGGCGGGCAACGTCTGGGAGTGGACGCGCAGCCTTTGGGGTACCGATCCCGGGATGCCGGATTTCGCCTATGCGGACCTGGTCGATGAGCCCGGGCGGGAGGATCTCCGGGCTGGCGATGAGGTGCTGCGGGTCGTGCGCGGCGGCTCGTGGGGCAATCTCCGGGACG